The Williamwhitmania sp. genome has a segment encoding these proteins:
- a CDS encoding DUF3795 domain-containing protein gives MREDILNRLAPCGIHCGKCFAYTDGTIRRSSIELKEALGNFDVYAQRFAELLNEPVFKKYADFKELLTHFTTAQCSGCRKEACKLFKSCKVRDCHKEKGVDFCFQCTEFPCSNTGFDEHLYKRSVEINRKIEKVGFEKYYEEIKNKPRY, from the coding sequence ATGAGAGAGGATATACTAAACAGGCTCGCACCGTGCGGCATACACTGTGGAAAATGCTTTGCCTATACCGATGGAACTATCAGAAGGAGTAGCATAGAGCTGAAAGAGGCATTGGGTAACTTCGATGTTTATGCCCAACGCTTTGCCGAACTGCTCAACGAACCTGTATTTAAAAAATACGCTGACTTTAAAGAACTCCTAACCCATTTTACAACAGCACAATGCAGCGGCTGTAGAAAAGAGGCATGTAAGCTATTCAAGAGCTGCAAGGTGCGAGATTGCCACAAGGAGAAGGGCGTTGATTTTTGTTTTCAGTGCACAGAGTTTCCCTGCAGCAATACCGGATTTGATGAGCATTTGTACAAAAGGTCGGTTGAGATAAACAGGAAAATCGAGAAAGTTGGTTTTGAGAAATACTACGAAGAGATTAAAAATAAGCCAAGGTACTAA
- a CDS encoding alpha-amylase family glycosyl hydrolase, whose product MKRIQRGFLGKRLLVFTSSVLLFPLSGQAQSAHFPLPPEWSKGVIWYQIFVERFFNGDTTNDPKPENTYTALSGRAPQGWAITPWTQNWYKQDSWAVGNGKSFNDNLQERRYGGDLQGVIDKLDYLADLGVTVIYLNPINDAPSLHKYDARYYHHVDVNFGPDPAGDNKIIESEDPGNPATWKWTSADKLFLKLVDEVHKRKMRIIMDYSWNHTGTEFWAFKDIIKNRDKSAYKDWYTVYAYDDPATPQNEFKYAGWYGDYLPEIRKVEVSSAKDMHHPYEGNLNEGAKQHIFAVTKRWLAPNGDTAKGVDGYRLDVADFIPSGFWREYRTFVKSIKPDAYLVGEIQWWMDKMMPPAYYANGEVFDGVMFYHLYRPARSFFSLANSAIDAREFVDSLRYQWNGLEVPFRYSMMDVSSTHDTPRMLTSFYNHGKYKYRAKPYEDSLYKTGKPDAESYQRLKLYLIHQFTNVGAPDVWNGEEMGMWGADDPDCRKPLWWKEFTFQPETRNNIQPGPAVYDSVGFNQEWFDFYKKLIGIRNGNPVLATGKIDFVEAQGKTLVYKRYDNDACIYVLFNLESSSKTFTLPEKGSYRNLLDGTAIDGDAISLEPLSAAILSRVK is encoded by the coding sequence ATGAAAAGAATTCAACGTGGTTTTTTAGGAAAAAGGTTATTGGTTTTCACCTCTTCTGTTTTGCTATTTCCTCTATCGGGTCAGGCCCAGAGTGCTCATTTCCCGCTTCCTCCAGAGTGGTCAAAGGGGGTCATCTGGTATCAGATTTTTGTTGAGCGGTTCTTCAATGGTGATACTACTAACGATCCCAAACCCGAAAATACTTATACTGCTCTATCGGGCAGAGCTCCACAAGGATGGGCTATTACTCCATGGACACAAAATTGGTATAAACAGGATAGCTGGGCCGTTGGGAACGGAAAATCATTTAACGATAATTTGCAGGAGAGACGTTATGGCGGTGACCTGCAAGGGGTAATTGATAAGCTGGATTACCTAGCCGACCTTGGCGTTACAGTTATTTATCTTAATCCTATAAACGATGCACCTTCGCTGCATAAGTACGACGCACGTTACTACCACCATGTGGATGTAAACTTTGGTCCCGATCCTGCTGGTGATAACAAAATCATAGAATCAGAAGATCCCGGCAATCCCGCTACATGGAAGTGGACATCGGCTGATAAGCTTTTTCTAAAGCTGGTTGATGAGGTGCATAAGCGTAAGATGAGGATAATAATGGACTACTCATGGAATCATACGGGAACAGAATTTTGGGCGTTTAAGGACATCATTAAGAATCGCGACAAGTCGGCCTATAAGGATTGGTATACCGTGTATGCGTACGACGATCCGGCCACTCCCCAAAACGAATTTAAGTATGCTGGGTGGTATGGCGATTACCTTCCAGAAATTAGGAAAGTAGAGGTGTCGTCGGCTAAGGACATGCACCATCCCTATGAAGGAAACCTCAACGAGGGCGCTAAGCAGCATATTTTTGCTGTAACCAAGCGTTGGCTTGCACCCAATGGTGATACTGCGAAAGGAGTTGATGGCTATCGCCTCGATGTTGCGGACTTCATCCCCTCGGGGTTTTGGCGCGAGTACCGCACTTTTGTTAAGAGCATTAAGCCGGATGCTTATCTGGTGGGAGAAATACAGTGGTGGATGGATAAGATGATGCCCCCTGCCTACTATGCCAATGGGGAGGTGTTCGATGGAGTTATGTTCTACCACCTTTATCGTCCCGCTCGAAGTTTCTTCTCTCTTGCCAATAGTGCAATTGACGCTCGTGAGTTTGTTGACAGCTTACGCTACCAGTGGAACGGGCTGGAGGTACCATTTCGATACTCCATGATGGATGTCTCCTCCACTCACGATACGCCAAGAATGCTTACAAGCTTTTATAATCACGGGAAGTATAAATACAGAGCAAAACCATACGAGGATTCCTTGTATAAAACTGGCAAACCCGACGCGGAATCATACCAACGCCTTAAGCTATATCTTATTCATCAATTTACTAATGTAGGGGCACCCGATGTATGGAATGGAGAGGAGATGGGAATGTGGGGTGCCGACGATCCAGATTGTAGAAAGCCTCTGTGGTGGAAGGAGTTTACGTTTCAACCAGAAACGAGGAACAATATTCAGCCCGGACCTGCAGTTTACGATTCGGTTGGTTTTAACCAGGAGTGGTTCGATTTTTATAAGAAGTTAATAGGCATTCGCAATGGCAATCCGGTGCTTGCTACTGGTAAGATCGATTTTGTAGAGGCTCAAGGGAAAACATTGGTGTACAAGCGGTATGATAATGATGCCTGTATATATGTTCTGTTCAACTTGGAGTCATCCAGCAAAACGTTTACATTACCAGAGAAAGGCAGCTATCGAAATTTGCTAGACGGCACGGCAATTGATGGTGATGCCATTTCCCTAGAACCTTTATCTGCCGCAATTCTTTCGCGAGTTAAGTAA
- a CDS encoding nuclear transport factor 2 family protein: MMKPREIVAKFVELFNKYDATGLAELYHDDAINHQVANEPVVGKAQIKEMFKKEFAAAKMACIVENIFEDGEWGILEWKDPIGLRGCGFFHIVDGKIELQRGYWDKLSFLRQHNIPLPTE, from the coding sequence ATGATGAAACCAAGGGAAATTGTTGCCAAATTCGTTGAGCTATTCAACAAGTATGATGCTACTGGCCTTGCGGAACTCTACCATGACGACGCAATCAACCACCAGGTAGCAAACGAACCAGTAGTAGGAAAGGCTCAAATCAAGGAGATGTTTAAGAAAGAATTTGCAGCAGCCAAAATGGCATGCATTGTGGAGAACATATTTGAAGATGGAGAGTGGGGAATACTAGAATGGAAAGATCCGATTGGGTTAAGAGGATGCGGCTTTTTCCACATAGTTGATGGAAAAATAGAACTCCAGCGTGGCTACTGGGATAAACTTTCGTTTCTACGGCAGCATAATATACCGCTACCTACCGAGTAA
- a CDS encoding CheR family methyltransferase, whose translation MSAILTEDTLSQLSEFIASNFALNFPRDRWGDLERNIRIAATEFGYTNIEEFIQHIITSPLTHERMEILAASLTIGETYFWREPHTFEALENVIIPEIIHHRLNGEKRIRIWSAGCSTGEEPYSIAIALRKTIPFIKDWNISILATDINPRSLRKASAGEYGKWSFRGAPPWLKEKYFTQKPNGRLEIIPEIKGMVKFEYLNLAEDIYPSSLNDTNAMDIVYCRNVLMYFSQERFRQVVRDFYKSLVQGGHLLVSASELSLQNFPDFTPVNVQGMVLYKKTSGKIKKLRQISVLETPPEPSFLEPIPKPETSENTKYQPQLVDSEVLNDVSSPADTNYDKSLKYYSEGRYGDAVETLQNGELNDKEQILLIRALANVGKLADAINACEKVILSSKSDPRVHYLYATILHENNQLDEAVASLKRAVYLDSNFVLAYYSLGNIYKQLGNAKAAKKSYDIVVSILDKSSHEDILFESEGLTVGRFKEIIRASLKAGV comes from the coding sequence ATGAGCGCTATTCTAACCGAAGATACTTTATCGCAGCTGAGCGAGTTCATTGCTTCCAACTTCGCATTGAATTTTCCCAGAGACCGGTGGGGCGATTTGGAGCGAAATATACGAATTGCTGCAACAGAATTCGGTTATACCAACATCGAGGAGTTTATTCAACATATTATTACTTCCCCTCTCACCCACGAGCGAATGGAGATATTAGCTGCTAGCCTAACCATTGGAGAAACCTATTTCTGGCGCGAGCCTCATACATTCGAAGCCCTCGAAAATGTTATTATACCCGAAATTATTCATCATCGTCTAAACGGTGAAAAGAGAATACGTATCTGGAGCGCTGGGTGTTCCACTGGTGAGGAGCCATACTCTATTGCAATTGCGTTAAGAAAAACGATTCCGTTCATCAAGGATTGGAATATTTCCATACTTGCAACAGATATCAACCCCCGAAGTTTACGCAAAGCCTCAGCTGGTGAATATGGTAAATGGTCGTTTCGGGGAGCACCGCCGTGGTTAAAGGAGAAATACTTCACTCAAAAACCAAATGGTCGCTTGGAGATTATCCCAGAGATTAAGGGTATGGTGAAGTTCGAATACCTGAATTTGGCCGAAGATATATACCCGTCATCGCTGAATGATACCAATGCAATGGATATAGTTTACTGTCGAAACGTACTAATGTATTTTTCGCAGGAACGGTTTAGGCAGGTTGTACGGGATTTCTATAAGTCGCTAGTTCAGGGTGGGCATCTTTTGGTATCGGCCAGTGAACTTTCACTTCAAAATTTCCCCGATTTTACTCCAGTCAACGTTCAGGGCATGGTACTTTACAAGAAGACCTCAGGAAAAATTAAAAAACTTCGCCAAATTAGTGTTCTAGAAACACCACCCGAACCATCATTTTTGGAGCCTATTCCGAAACCTGAAACGAGTGAAAATACAAAATATCAACCTCAACTTGTTGATTCAGAAGTTTTAAATGATGTTTCTTCACCTGCTGATACAAACTATGATAAATCATTAAAGTACTATTCGGAAGGAAGGTATGGGGATGCTGTTGAGACGCTTCAGAACGGGGAGCTAAACGATAAGGAACAAATTCTATTGATTCGAGCTTTGGCAAATGTGGGAAAGCTCGCTGATGCAATAAACGCCTGCGAAAAGGTGATTTTGTCCAGCAAGAGTGATCCACGTGTACACTATCTGTATGCCACAATTCTTCACGAAAATAATCAACTCGATGAAGCGGTAGCCTCCCTGAAACGCGCAGTATACTTGGATTCCAATTTTGTTTTGGCATACTATTCTCTGGGGAACATTTATAAGCAGCTTGGTAACGCTAAAGCGGCAAAAAAGAGCTACGACATCGTTGTATCAATACTCGATAAGAGTAGTCATGAGGATATTCTCTTTGAATCGGAAGGGCTAACGGTTGGAAGGTTCAAAGAGATTATTCGTGCTTCGTTGAAGGCAGGTGTGTAA
- a CDS encoding chemotaxis protein CheW, giving the protein MNTASKEESQTIVLFNLDGQHYGLYLAAVDRVVPVVEIASLPKAPDIVMGVVNFHGEIIPVINVRKRFNLPIRALELNDQLIIARTSKRLVALVVDSVLGVHELKNSQLVNIEESFRYTNYLAGIAKVDDDIVLIHDLEKFLSLDEQQQIDKVLSKGKK; this is encoded by the coding sequence ATGAATACAGCCAGCAAAGAAGAAAGCCAAACAATAGTACTCTTCAATCTCGATGGGCAGCATTACGGATTGTATTTGGCTGCTGTTGACCGCGTTGTTCCAGTTGTAGAAATAGCATCGTTACCAAAAGCTCCTGATATTGTTATGGGCGTTGTCAATTTCCATGGTGAGATAATTCCTGTTATCAATGTCCGCAAACGCTTTAATTTACCAATTCGGGCGTTGGAATTAAACGATCAACTCATTATAGCACGAACCTCAAAACGGCTTGTAGCCCTTGTTGTTGATTCGGTATTGGGCGTGCATGAGCTGAAAAACTCACAGCTAGTTAATATTGAAGAATCGTTTAGGTATACCAATTACCTTGCTGGAATTGCTAAGGTTGATGATGATATTGTGCTGATACACGATCTTGAGAAGTTCCTTTCGCTCGATGAGCAGCAACAAATTGATAAAGTTCTTTCAAAAGGCAAAAAATGA
- a CDS encoding CHASE3 domain-containing protein, which translates to MKWTIGNKIGGLIVFSGLMFLILGIFAYAMIVKLNESIGWNDHTYLVLQNEEMVISLLKDAETGQRGFILTGDNQYLEPYNEATKSIFKYIDNGVKLTKDNPLQQERIKKVKLMVVDKLEVLNQTINLRKNNGFDAALKVVLTDKGKMLMDNIRQAVDEIENTERGLLEVRNSSMQTNVLLTKSVIIYGTLLSLIFIILIGILIVRNISRPLNEITKIATRISEGDLNVELMVVERSDEVGILLQNFKKMIDALKGMAAAAQKIAAGDLTGSITPQSEKDLLGNAFLQMLNNLRSIMKDISESVNLLASSSSEILVATTQIATGSSETASAITETTTTVEEVRQAAQQSSQKASRVSENAQQVVQVTQIGQKAVDETLGGMEEIQNQMESVANTIVRLSEQSQQIGGIIASVTDVADQSNLLAVNAAIEAAKAGEQGKGFAVVAQEIKNLALQSKQATVQVRNILTDIQKATSSAVMATEQTSKAVENGVRQSAQAGDAIKKLAESSTKAVEAATQIVASSQQQTVGMDQIGMAMQNINQAGAENAASMVQAEKAAKSLNELGQKLKVLVEQYRI; encoded by the coding sequence ATGAAGTGGACAATTGGAAATAAAATTGGAGGATTAATTGTATTCTCGGGATTAATGTTCCTCATTCTTGGCATTTTTGCCTATGCAATGATAGTCAAGCTTAATGAGAGTATTGGCTGGAATGACCATACCTATCTTGTTTTGCAGAACGAAGAAATGGTAATCTCGTTGCTAAAGGATGCTGAAACGGGGCAGCGTGGCTTTATCCTTACTGGCGATAACCAATATCTTGAACCTTATAACGAAGCAACAAAGAGTATATTTAAGTATATTGACAATGGAGTTAAATTAACTAAAGATAATCCTTTGCAGCAGGAGAGGATTAAGAAAGTTAAGCTTATGGTTGTTGATAAACTTGAAGTTCTAAATCAAACAATAAATCTCCGTAAGAATAATGGTTTTGATGCTGCGCTGAAAGTTGTCCTTACCGATAAAGGTAAAATGCTAATGGACAACATTCGACAGGCGGTTGATGAAATTGAAAATACCGAAAGAGGTCTGCTGGAAGTCCGGAATAGCAGTATGCAGACGAATGTCCTTTTGACAAAATCTGTTATCATTTATGGCACTTTATTAAGCCTGATATTTATTATTCTCATCGGGATTTTAATTGTTCGTAATATTTCTAGACCCCTCAATGAGATAACCAAAATTGCAACAAGAATAAGTGAGGGCGATTTAAATGTTGAGCTGATGGTGGTTGAGCGCAGTGATGAAGTTGGAATTCTACTGCAGAACTTCAAAAAAATGATAGACGCTCTTAAAGGAATGGCTGCTGCGGCTCAAAAAATTGCTGCCGGTGATCTAACGGGATCTATAACACCGCAGTCAGAGAAAGATCTTCTTGGGAATGCTTTTTTGCAGATGCTGAACAATCTGCGCAGTATAATGAAAGATATTTCAGAAAGCGTTAACCTACTTGCTTCATCTTCCAGTGAAATACTTGTAGCCACTACACAAATAGCAACCGGTTCATCGGAGACTGCATCCGCCATAACCGAAACCACAACAACAGTGGAGGAGGTGCGACAGGCAGCTCAGCAATCAAGCCAAAAGGCAAGTCGTGTTTCGGAAAATGCACAGCAGGTAGTTCAGGTAACCCAAATCGGTCAAAAAGCCGTTGATGAAACCCTAGGCGGAATGGAAGAAATTCAAAATCAAATGGAATCGGTGGCCAATACCATTGTCCGTTTGAGCGAGCAGAGCCAGCAGATTGGAGGTATTATAGCCTCGGTAACCGATGTGGCCGATCAATCGAACCTGCTGGCTGTAAATGCAGCCATCGAAGCAGCTAAAGCCGGAGAGCAGGGAAAAGGATTTGCCGTTGTTGCTCAGGAGATTAAAAACCTTGCACTGCAGTCGAAGCAGGCTACCGTTCAGGTGCGCAATATATTAACCGATATTCAAAAAGCCACCAGCTCCGCCGTAATGGCCACCGAGCAAACCAGTAAAGCGGTGGAGAATGGCGTAAGGCAATCGGCTCAAGCTGGCGACGCCATTAAAAAGTTGGCCGAAAGCAGCACCAAGGCTGTTGAGGCAGCAACGCAGATTGTAGCTTCGAGCCAGCAGCAGACCGTAGGCATGGATCAGATTGGGATGGCAATGCAGAATATCAATCAGGCTGGAGCCGAGAATGCTGCAAGCATGGTTCAGGCCGAAAAGGCTGCTAAGAGTCTAAATGAGTTGGGCCAGAAGCTGAAGGTTTTGGTTGAACAGTATAGGATTTAG
- a CDS encoding phosphoethanolamine transferase yields the protein MLDKINFRFLLFVFAVTIFTGFAFTLSNYIHVPVDGMKDWILTIGHFQIVMLGCFTLYYFMAINKYLFAVVFPIEVLATSIIAYFAYFQNVSLTTSILDAALHNDLRTSLDLVTLPVLLFCASSLAISIVAVIFRFKFMSYKFKLIELIAVCIIGLSVFEVNQLRYKTVSHRLPFSIYYVSKKYVGELQNDSKPRVAVDTDAYCTTDTITVVLVIGEAARADHFQLNGYKRATNPLLSKLPVVSYPHIYSEWTHTNLSLAHFLTRSDSVNHEPSITECSFISIFNHCGFATTWIANQEPAPSYTPFVKEAKKVDYVNPSFSVYNYNKKWLDADDLPHLDQALNEAAPRKLIIIHTIGSHWWYNDHFTDSTTVFKPILETKNIVSASNDEIVNSYDNTIVYTDYFLSRVINRLSSLNACMIYLSDHGESLGENGKWLHAQDNEPEKHPACVLWFSKKYINQQPKKYAYIVANKNRRWRTDFVFHSILSIGDINSNSMAKGVDITSIN from the coding sequence ATGCTCGATAAAATCAACTTTCGCTTCTTGCTATTTGTCTTTGCGGTAACAATTTTTACCGGCTTTGCTTTTACTCTGTCAAACTATATTCACGTACCTGTTGATGGGATGAAAGATTGGATACTAACAATTGGACACTTTCAGATTGTGATGCTGGGTTGCTTTACACTCTACTATTTTATGGCCATAAACAAGTATTTATTTGCCGTTGTTTTCCCAATAGAAGTTTTGGCAACATCCATTATTGCATACTTTGCATACTTCCAGAATGTAAGCTTAACAACGTCGATATTAGATGCGGCATTGCACAACGATCTACGCACCTCGTTAGATTTAGTAACTCTTCCAGTGCTGTTATTTTGTGCTAGTTCTCTTGCAATATCAATAGTTGCAGTGATTTTTCGATTTAAATTTATGTCGTATAAATTCAAACTGATAGAACTTATTGCCGTTTGCATAATTGGCCTATCAGTATTTGAGGTGAATCAGCTACGTTATAAAACCGTTTCCCACCGTTTGCCATTTAGCATCTACTATGTTTCAAAAAAGTATGTCGGTGAGCTCCAAAACGACAGCAAGCCGCGCGTTGCGGTTGACACCGATGCCTACTGCACTACCGATACAATAACAGTGGTTTTGGTTATTGGGGAGGCTGCTCGTGCAGACCATTTTCAGCTGAATGGCTACAAAAGAGCAACCAATCCACTACTTAGCAAGTTACCCGTTGTGAGTTACCCACACATCTATTCGGAGTGGACGCACACAAACCTCAGTTTAGCACATTTTCTAACCCGATCGGACAGTGTAAACCACGAACCCTCAATCACCGAGTGCTCATTTATCAGCATTTTTAACCACTGTGGGTTTGCCACCACTTGGATTGCCAACCAGGAGCCAGCACCCAGCTACACGCCGTTTGTAAAGGAGGCAAAAAAGGTGGACTACGTCAATCCAAGCTTCTCGGTTTATAACTATAACAAAAAATGGCTCGATGCCGATGATCTCCCGCATCTTGATCAAGCCTTGAATGAGGCTGCTCCGCGTAAATTAATTATAATACACACTATTGGCAGCCATTGGTGGTACAACGACCATTTCACTGACAGCACCACTGTTTTTAAGCCAATTCTGGAAACAAAAAATATTGTCTCGGCAAGCAACGATGAAATCGTCAACTCGTACGACAACACCATAGTTTATACCGATTATTTTTTGAGCAGAGTGATAAACCGTCTTTCATCGCTAAATGCTTGCATGATTTACCTCTCCGACCATGGCGAGTCGCTGGGCGAAAATGGGAAGTGGTTGCATGCTCAGGACAATGAGCCTGAAAAACACCCCGCATGCGTACTTTGGTTCTCGAAAAAATATATTAACCAACAACCAAAAAAGTATGCATACATTGTTGCCAACAAAAATAGAAGATGGAGAACAGACTTTGTATTTCACAGTATTTTGAGTATTGGAGATATTAATAGCAATTCGATGGCAAAAGGAGTTGATATTACCAGTATAAATTAA
- a CDS encoding chemotaxis protein CheW, with translation MRNANENSDEVKSRVNSLNESLEQRSASSDEEKLSILKARSHALAFEEKDETAGKVFIEVVVFGLASETYAVESSFISEVYPLNGFTPLPGTPSFVFGIINVRGQIISVIDLKKFFNLPEIGLGQLNRVIIIRSESMEFGILADSIHGTQLVSTDNIQTSLPNISGIGGEYLKGITAEHLIILDAKKILDDERMIVNQEAK, from the coding sequence ATGCGAAACGCAAATGAGAATAGTGACGAAGTTAAGAGTAGGGTAAATTCTCTAAATGAGTCACTCGAACAAAGGAGTGCTTCTTCTGATGAAGAGAAATTGTCCATTTTAAAAGCTAGATCCCATGCCTTAGCCTTTGAAGAGAAGGATGAAACGGCTGGTAAAGTTTTTATTGAGGTTGTTGTTTTTGGCTTAGCGTCGGAAACCTATGCCGTTGAGAGTTCATTCATTAGCGAGGTATATCCGCTCAACGGTTTTACTCCATTACCAGGTACTCCCTCCTTTGTATTCGGAATTATTAATGTTCGTGGTCAGATTATCTCGGTAATCGACCTGAAAAAATTCTTCAACCTACCCGAAATAGGATTGGGACAACTTAACAGGGTAATTATTATCCGCAGTGAGAGCATGGAGTTCGGGATACTGGCTGATAGTATCCATGGTACTCAATTGGTATCAACCGATAACATTCAAACGTCACTTCCAAACATAAGTGGTATTGGCGGTGAATACCTGAAAGGCATAACTGCGGAGCATCTGATTATTCTTGATGCCAAGAAAATACTTGACGATGAAAGGATGATTGTAAACCAAGAAGCTAAGTAA